The Xiphias gladius isolate SHS-SW01 ecotype Sanya breed wild chromosome 7, ASM1685928v1, whole genome shotgun sequence genome window below encodes:
- the ece2b gene encoding endothelin-converting enzyme 2b isoform X1, translating to MSVALQDLRNTMSNYKRATLEEEEMSDAPAEAASSPDRLEIGFRKGGVDILGRRTQLEVLLSVLLLAALLSLLACLLVLGLGFSSDGGHGLCLSEACVTVASQMVEAMDRSADPCQDFYQFACGGWMRKNPLPDGRSRWSTFNSIWEQNQALLKHLLENGTFNGSSEAERKTQSYYLSCLNTQRIEELGAQPLIDLIAKIGGWNMTGPWEKENFMEVLKVVSGPYRAQPFFSVGVGADPKNSNSNIILVDQSGLFLPSRDYYLNKTSNEKVLVAYLDYMVELGMLLGGERSSTQLQMQQILEFETALANITVPQDQRRDEEKIYHKVTIAELQLLAPAVDWLDYLSSSLSPLELNDTEPVVLYAREYLQQVSDLINKTDRSLLNNYMMWTLVQKSVASLDQHFENAQDKLLESLYGTKKSCIPRWQTCIGNTDDTLGFALGALFVKATFDKHSKEIAEEMINEIRSAFKEALDRLSWMDGQTRQAAKEKADAIYDMIGFPEFILDSKELDDVYDGYEVSDDSFFQNMLNFYNFSARVMADQLRKTPNKDQWSMTPPTVNAYYMPTKNGIVFPAGILQAPFYAHDHPKALNFGGIGVVMGHELTHAFDDQGREYDKEGNLRPWWQNSSVEAFRQRTECMVDQYSHYTVNGEHINGKQTLGENIADNGGLKAAYHAYRSWVQRNGEEKRLPAVNLTNDQLFFVGFAQVWCSVRTPESAHEGLVTDPHSPPRYRVIGTLANSPDFSRHFNCPVGTPMNTGRRCEVW from the exons ATGTCCAACTATAAGCGAGCTAcgttggaggaggaggagatgtcGGATGCTCCGGCTGAGGCAGCCTCGTCTCCCGACAGACTGGAG aTTGGTTTCAGGAAGGGAGGTGTGGACATCCTGGGCAGGAGGACTCAGCTGGAGGTTCTGCTCTCAGTCCTGCTGCTGGCTGCCCTGCTGTCTCTGCTGGCCTGTCTGCTGGTCCTGGGACTGGGATTCAGCTCAG ACGGCGGGCATGGCCTGTGCCTGTCAGAGGCGTGCGTCACAGTGGCCAGTCAGATGGTGGAGGCGATGGACCGCAGCGCCGACCCCTGCCAAGACTTCTACCAGTTTGCCTGCGGCGGCTGGATGAGGAAGAACCCGCTGCCTGACGGCCGATCGCGCTGGTCCACCTTCAACAGCATCTGGGAGCAGAACCAGGCGCTGCTGAAACACCTGCTGG AGAACGGGACTTTTAACGGCAGCAGCGAGGCCGAGAGGAAGACTCAGTCCTACTACTTGTCCTGTCTCAACACGCAGAGGATCGAAGAGCTGGGGGCTCAGCCTCTCATAGACCTCATCGCCAAG ATCGGGGGCTGGAACATGACGGGTCCCTGGGAGAAAGAGAACTTCATGGAGGTCCTGAAGGTGGTTTCTGGTCCGTACAGAGCTCAGCCTTTCTTCAGTGTCGGAGTCGGTGCTGATCCCAAAAACTCCAACAGCAACATCATCCTA GTGGACCAATCAGGGCTCTTCCTGCCTTCCAGGGATTATTACCTCAACAAGACATCCAATGAGAAG GTGCTGGTGGCGTACCTGGACTACATGGTGGAGCTGGGGATGCTGCTCGGGGGGGAGAGGAGCTCCACGCAGCTTCAGATGCAGCAGATTCTGGAGTTTGAGACGGCGCTCGCCAACATCACCGTCCCACAGGACCAACGCCGCGACGAGGAGAAGATCTACCACAAGGTCACCATCGCTGAACTACAG CTGCTGGCCCCGGCTGTGGACTGGTTGGACTACCTGTcgtcctctctgtctcctctcgAGCTGAACGACACCGAACCTGTCGTCCTGTATGCCAGAGAGTACCTGCAGCAGGTGTCCGACCTCATCAACAAGACCGACCGCAG tcTGTTGAATAACTACATGATGTGGACATTGGTTCAGAAGAGTGTGGCCAGTTTGGATCAGCACTTCGAGAACGCTCAGGACAAACTGCTGGAGAGTCTCTACGGAACCAAGAAG TCCTGCATCCCGCGCTGGCAGACCTGTATCGGGAACACTGACGACACTCTGGGCTTTGCTCTTGGAGCGCTCTTTGTTAAGGCAACGTTCGACAAACACAGCAAAGAGATT GCCGAGGAGATGATCAATGAGATCCGCTCAGCGTTTAAAGAAGCTCTGGACCGACTCAGCTGGATGGACGGCCAGACCAGACAGGCTGCAAAAGAAAAG GCAGATGCAATCTACGATATGATCGGATTCCCAGAATTCATCCTGGACTCCAAAGAGCTGGACGACGTTTATGACGGG tATGAAGTGTCAGACGACAGCTTCTTCCAGAACATGTTGAACTTCTACAACTTCTCAGCCCGAGTGATGGCTGACCAGCTGAGGAAGACTCCAAACAAAGACCA gtggAGTATGACTCCTCCTACAGTTAATGCCTACTACATGCCCACTAAGAACGGCATCGTCTTCCCTGCTGGGATCCTACAAGCTCCTTTCTACGCCCACGACCACCCCAA GGCGTTGAACTTTGGTGGGATCGGTGTGGTGATGGGTCACGAGCTCACTCACGCCTTTGATGACCAGG GTCGTGAGTACGATAAAGAAGGTAACTTGAGGCCGTGGTGGCAGAACTCGTCTGTGGAGGCATTTCGCCAGAGAACAGAGTGTATGGTGGATCAATACAGCCACTACACCGTCAACGGAGAACACATCAATGGAAAACAGACACTCGGAGAAAACATCGCTGACAACGGAGGACTGAAGGCTGCGTACCAT gccTATCGGTCTTGGGTCCAGAGAAacggagaggaaaagagacttCCTGCTGTCAACCTGACCAATGACCAGCTCTTCTTTGTGGGATTTGCACAG gtgtggtgTTCAGTTCGAACACCAGAGAGCGCTCACGAGGGCCTGGTGACCGACCCCCACAGCCCCCCCAGATACAGAGTCATCGGCACGCTCGCCAACTCCCCGGACTTCAGCCGCCACTTCAACTGTCCCGTAGGGACGCCCATGAACACCGGGAGGCGCTGTGAGGTGTGGTAG
- the ece2b gene encoding endothelin-converting enzyme 2b isoform X2 translates to MSNYKRATLEEEEMSDAPAEAASSPDRLEIGFRKGGVDILGRRTQLEVLLSVLLLAALLSLLACLLVLGLGFSSDGGHGLCLSEACVTVASQMVEAMDRSADPCQDFYQFACGGWMRKNPLPDGRSRWSTFNSIWEQNQALLKHLLENGTFNGSSEAERKTQSYYLSCLNTQRIEELGAQPLIDLIAKIGGWNMTGPWEKENFMEVLKVVSGPYRAQPFFSVGVGADPKNSNSNIILVDQSGLFLPSRDYYLNKTSNEKVLVAYLDYMVELGMLLGGERSSTQLQMQQILEFETALANITVPQDQRRDEEKIYHKVTIAELQLLAPAVDWLDYLSSSLSPLELNDTEPVVLYAREYLQQVSDLINKTDRSLLNNYMMWTLVQKSVASLDQHFENAQDKLLESLYGTKKSCIPRWQTCIGNTDDTLGFALGALFVKATFDKHSKEIAEEMINEIRSAFKEALDRLSWMDGQTRQAAKEKADAIYDMIGFPEFILDSKELDDVYDGYEVSDDSFFQNMLNFYNFSARVMADQLRKTPNKDQWSMTPPTVNAYYMPTKNGIVFPAGILQAPFYAHDHPKALNFGGIGVVMGHELTHAFDDQGREYDKEGNLRPWWQNSSVEAFRQRTECMVDQYSHYTVNGEHINGKQTLGENIADNGGLKAAYHAYRSWVQRNGEEKRLPAVNLTNDQLFFVGFAQVWCSVRTPESAHEGLVTDPHSPPRYRVIGTLANSPDFSRHFNCPVGTPMNTGRRCEVW, encoded by the exons ATGTCCAACTATAAGCGAGCTAcgttggaggaggaggagatgtcGGATGCTCCGGCTGAGGCAGCCTCGTCTCCCGACAGACTGGAG aTTGGTTTCAGGAAGGGAGGTGTGGACATCCTGGGCAGGAGGACTCAGCTGGAGGTTCTGCTCTCAGTCCTGCTGCTGGCTGCCCTGCTGTCTCTGCTGGCCTGTCTGCTGGTCCTGGGACTGGGATTCAGCTCAG ACGGCGGGCATGGCCTGTGCCTGTCAGAGGCGTGCGTCACAGTGGCCAGTCAGATGGTGGAGGCGATGGACCGCAGCGCCGACCCCTGCCAAGACTTCTACCAGTTTGCCTGCGGCGGCTGGATGAGGAAGAACCCGCTGCCTGACGGCCGATCGCGCTGGTCCACCTTCAACAGCATCTGGGAGCAGAACCAGGCGCTGCTGAAACACCTGCTGG AGAACGGGACTTTTAACGGCAGCAGCGAGGCCGAGAGGAAGACTCAGTCCTACTACTTGTCCTGTCTCAACACGCAGAGGATCGAAGAGCTGGGGGCTCAGCCTCTCATAGACCTCATCGCCAAG ATCGGGGGCTGGAACATGACGGGTCCCTGGGAGAAAGAGAACTTCATGGAGGTCCTGAAGGTGGTTTCTGGTCCGTACAGAGCTCAGCCTTTCTTCAGTGTCGGAGTCGGTGCTGATCCCAAAAACTCCAACAGCAACATCATCCTA GTGGACCAATCAGGGCTCTTCCTGCCTTCCAGGGATTATTACCTCAACAAGACATCCAATGAGAAG GTGCTGGTGGCGTACCTGGACTACATGGTGGAGCTGGGGATGCTGCTCGGGGGGGAGAGGAGCTCCACGCAGCTTCAGATGCAGCAGATTCTGGAGTTTGAGACGGCGCTCGCCAACATCACCGTCCCACAGGACCAACGCCGCGACGAGGAGAAGATCTACCACAAGGTCACCATCGCTGAACTACAG CTGCTGGCCCCGGCTGTGGACTGGTTGGACTACCTGTcgtcctctctgtctcctctcgAGCTGAACGACACCGAACCTGTCGTCCTGTATGCCAGAGAGTACCTGCAGCAGGTGTCCGACCTCATCAACAAGACCGACCGCAG tcTGTTGAATAACTACATGATGTGGACATTGGTTCAGAAGAGTGTGGCCAGTTTGGATCAGCACTTCGAGAACGCTCAGGACAAACTGCTGGAGAGTCTCTACGGAACCAAGAAG TCCTGCATCCCGCGCTGGCAGACCTGTATCGGGAACACTGACGACACTCTGGGCTTTGCTCTTGGAGCGCTCTTTGTTAAGGCAACGTTCGACAAACACAGCAAAGAGATT GCCGAGGAGATGATCAATGAGATCCGCTCAGCGTTTAAAGAAGCTCTGGACCGACTCAGCTGGATGGACGGCCAGACCAGACAGGCTGCAAAAGAAAAG GCAGATGCAATCTACGATATGATCGGATTCCCAGAATTCATCCTGGACTCCAAAGAGCTGGACGACGTTTATGACGGG tATGAAGTGTCAGACGACAGCTTCTTCCAGAACATGTTGAACTTCTACAACTTCTCAGCCCGAGTGATGGCTGACCAGCTGAGGAAGACTCCAAACAAAGACCA gtggAGTATGACTCCTCCTACAGTTAATGCCTACTACATGCCCACTAAGAACGGCATCGTCTTCCCTGCTGGGATCCTACAAGCTCCTTTCTACGCCCACGACCACCCCAA GGCGTTGAACTTTGGTGGGATCGGTGTGGTGATGGGTCACGAGCTCACTCACGCCTTTGATGACCAGG GTCGTGAGTACGATAAAGAAGGTAACTTGAGGCCGTGGTGGCAGAACTCGTCTGTGGAGGCATTTCGCCAGAGAACAGAGTGTATGGTGGATCAATACAGCCACTACACCGTCAACGGAGAACACATCAATGGAAAACAGACACTCGGAGAAAACATCGCTGACAACGGAGGACTGAAGGCTGCGTACCAT gccTATCGGTCTTGGGTCCAGAGAAacggagaggaaaagagacttCCTGCTGTCAACCTGACCAATGACCAGCTCTTCTTTGTGGGATTTGCACAG gtgtggtgTTCAGTTCGAACACCAGAGAGCGCTCACGAGGGCCTGGTGACCGACCCCCACAGCCCCCCCAGATACAGAGTCATCGGCACGCTCGCCAACTCCCCGGACTTCAGCCGCCACTTCAACTGTCCCGTAGGGACGCCCATGAACACCGGGAGGCGCTGTGAGGTGTGGTAG